A single Anatilimnocola floriformis DNA region contains:
- a CDS encoding DUF1501 domain-containing protein, producing MKNFCGRTRREFIWQTGAGFTGVAMAGLFGNELAPQAKAADAKPAFANPLAPKKPHFAAKAKSVIFLYMYGGPSHMDTFDYKPAMIGMDNKTIKVKTFGRGGKKDEGRIVEPRWKFKQYGESGKWVSDLFPNLANHVDDIAFLHSMTADSPIHGSAMIQMNTGKVLSGAPCIGSWANYGLGSVNENLPGFVVMLDPRGGPISGAKNWSSGYMPAQYEGTMFRSQGTPILDLARPSGMTEAEQRRLLDTVRGFNDDHMAAHDQHNALAARIASYELAFKMQTSSPEATDIASEPESIHEMYGLNDKKTATFGRQCLLARRLVERGVRFVQLYSGGAHNDDNWDAHGDLAHNHNLHAGETDKPIAALLKDLKDKGLLESTLIVWGGEFGRQPTAEYPNGTGRDHNAYGFTMWMAGGGVKGGVSVGTTDEIGAAAVEKPFHVKHLHATMLHLMGLDPDRLTYFYGGLDQKLVGVEGAEPIKEVMA from the coding sequence ATGAAAAACTTCTGCGGTCGCACCCGGCGCGAATTCATTTGGCAAACCGGCGCAGGTTTCACCGGCGTCGCGATGGCTGGGTTGTTCGGCAATGAACTGGCTCCCCAAGCGAAAGCCGCCGACGCCAAGCCGGCGTTTGCCAACCCGCTGGCCCCGAAAAAGCCGCACTTTGCCGCGAAGGCCAAGAGTGTGATCTTTCTGTACATGTATGGCGGCCCCAGCCACATGGACACGTTCGACTACAAGCCGGCGATGATCGGCATGGACAACAAGACCATCAAGGTGAAGACCTTTGGTCGCGGCGGCAAAAAGGATGAAGGTCGCATCGTCGAGCCGCGCTGGAAGTTCAAGCAGTACGGCGAATCGGGCAAGTGGGTCAGCGATCTCTTTCCGAATCTCGCCAATCATGTCGACGATATCGCGTTCCTCCATTCGATGACGGCCGATTCGCCGATCCACGGCTCGGCGATGATTCAGATGAACACGGGCAAGGTCCTCAGCGGTGCTCCTTGCATCGGCTCGTGGGCCAACTACGGCCTCGGCAGCGTGAATGAAAATCTGCCGGGCTTTGTGGTGATGCTCGATCCCCGTGGTGGCCCGATCAGCGGCGCGAAGAACTGGAGCAGCGGCTACATGCCCGCGCAGTACGAAGGAACGATGTTCCGCTCGCAAGGGACGCCGATCCTCGACCTGGCTCGCCCGTCCGGTATGACTGAGGCAGAACAGCGACGGCTGCTCGACACGGTTCGCGGCTTCAATGACGATCACATGGCGGCTCACGACCAGCACAACGCGCTGGCTGCCCGCATCGCCAGCTACGAACTGGCGTTCAAGATGCAAACCAGTTCGCCCGAAGCGACCGATATCGCCAGCGAGCCCGAGAGCATTCACGAAATGTATGGTCTCAACGACAAGAAGACCGCGACCTTCGGCCGGCAGTGCCTACTCGCGCGGCGACTGGTCGAGCGCGGCGTGCGGTTTGTGCAGCTCTACTCCGGCGGCGCTCACAACGACGACAACTGGGACGCCCACGGCGACCTCGCTCACAATCACAACCTGCACGCCGGCGAAACCGACAAGCCGATCGCGGCCCTGCTCAAAGATCTCAAGGACAAGGGTCTGCTGGAAAGCACGCTCATCGTGTGGGGTGGCGAATTCGGCCGTCAACCAACGGCGGAATACCCCAACGGCACGGGGCGCGACCACAACGCTTACGGCTTCACGATGTGGATGGCCGGTGGCGGTGTGAAGGGCGGCGTGAGTGTCGGTACGACCGACGAAATCGGCGCCGCTGCCGTCGAGAAGCCGTTCCATGTGAAGCATCTGCATGCAACCATGCTTCACCTGATGGGCCTCGATCCCGATCGGCTCACGTACTTTTACGGCGGGCTCGATCAAAAGCTGGTGGGAGTAGAAGGGGCGGAACCGATCAAGGAAGTCATGGCGTAG
- a CDS encoding PSD1 and planctomycete cytochrome C domain-containing protein, whose product MNRSHLLAMCVLLSTAALATAAEPEKFSAEDVTFFEKEVFPILRANCFSCHGGEPKVQGDFKLTSREDILKGGESGEAGATPGKPESSSLIEAINYRGLEMPPKGKLAQAQIDVLTKWVKIGLPYSAELVAKAQKRHGAPVVDDEARNFWAFRAVTRPAVPEVKNKSWVRNPVDAFILAGLESKGFTPAAPAEKASLLRRAYYAVTGLPPSPAEVESFLKDNSDGAYERAIDRLLESRQYGEHWGRHWLDLVRYAETNSFERDNPKPFVWRYRDYVIRAFNDDKPYDQFIREQLAGDELDNATAETRIATGFYRLGLWDDEPADRTLAYYDGLDDILATTSQAFLGLTLNCCRCHDHKIDPVPQKDYYSFMAFFHGVRHFDNGNGSLRSIASAEDQKKFQGQLDAHNDRIRELDQSLSEIEQIVKPHLKGGERDDFKHDNRKVDILKKYQPDTITRETFETFRDNFRERERMRRNPPKSGEQALVVTENGNRAKETFILLRGNPQSQGDKVEPAFPSVLQPADAPAIPEIRPADNNQSSGRRRVLADWIASPNNQLTYRVLVNRIWQYNFGRGLVRSSSNFGYMGSPPTHPELLDYLTTELIAGGMKLKPLHKLLLTSNTFRMGSQQSAEAKLKDPENDSYSHFDMRRLTAEEIRDSVLTVSGNINLSKSSGPSIYPLIPAEVLAGQSVPGKGWEKSSPEDAAARSVYVHIKRSLGLPILVAFDAPDPDAPCPVRFTTTQPTQALGMINGEFMHSQAKVFAEQLQKAASEPREQVRLALNRALQREPNEKEITRGLQFLKDSQETDKLPADVSLRRFCLLVLNLNEFVFVD is encoded by the coding sequence ATGAATCGCTCCCACCTGTTGGCGATGTGCGTCCTGCTGAGCACAGCTGCACTGGCCACCGCTGCCGAGCCTGAGAAGTTTTCCGCCGAAGACGTGACGTTCTTCGAGAAGGAAGTTTTCCCCATTCTGCGGGCGAACTGCTTTTCTTGCCACGGTGGTGAGCCCAAAGTGCAAGGCGATTTCAAACTCACTTCGCGCGAGGACATTCTCAAAGGTGGCGAAAGTGGCGAAGCCGGCGCGACGCCCGGCAAGCCTGAGTCGAGCAGCTTGATCGAAGCGATTAACTATCGCGGTCTCGAAATGCCGCCGAAGGGAAAGTTGGCGCAAGCCCAGATCGATGTGCTCACCAAGTGGGTCAAGATCGGTCTGCCCTACTCGGCGGAACTCGTCGCGAAAGCGCAGAAACGCCACGGCGCGCCGGTGGTCGATGATGAAGCCCGCAACTTCTGGGCGTTTCGCGCGGTGACGCGACCAGCCGTGCCGGAAGTAAAAAACAAGTCGTGGGTTCGCAATCCCGTCGATGCCTTCATTCTCGCGGGGCTCGAAAGCAAAGGCTTCACACCCGCCGCACCGGCAGAGAAGGCTTCGCTGTTGCGTCGCGCTTACTATGCAGTGACTGGTTTGCCGCCGTCGCCGGCTGAGGTTGAGAGCTTTTTGAAAGACAACAGCGACGGCGCTTACGAGCGGGCCATCGATCGCTTGCTTGAATCGCGGCAGTACGGTGAACATTGGGGCCGGCATTGGCTCGACCTGGTTCGTTATGCCGAGACCAACAGTTTTGAACGTGATAATCCTAAGCCGTTTGTCTGGCGTTATCGCGACTACGTGATTCGCGCGTTCAACGACGACAAACCCTACGATCAATTCATCCGCGAGCAACTCGCCGGCGATGAACTCGACAACGCGACGGCTGAGACGCGAATCGCGACCGGCTTTTATCGCCTCGGCTTGTGGGACGACGAACCGGCCGATCGCACGCTGGCTTACTACGACGGTCTTGATGACATTCTCGCGACGACCAGCCAGGCTTTTCTCGGCCTGACGCTCAATTGCTGCCGCTGCCACGATCACAAGATCGATCCCGTGCCCCAGAAGGACTACTACTCCTTCATGGCGTTCTTCCACGGTGTGCGGCACTTCGACAATGGCAACGGTTCGCTCCGCTCGATCGCGTCGGCCGAGGATCAGAAAAAGTTCCAAGGTCAACTTGATGCTCACAACGATCGAATCCGTGAACTCGATCAGTCGCTGTCCGAGATCGAGCAGATCGTGAAGCCGCACCTGAAAGGTGGCGAGCGGGACGATTTCAAGCATGACAACCGCAAGGTCGACATACTGAAGAAGTATCAGCCAGATACGATTACCCGCGAGACCTTCGAAACCTTCCGCGACAATTTTCGCGAACGCGAACGAATGCGCCGCAATCCGCCAAAGTCGGGCGAGCAAGCGCTCGTTGTGACTGAGAATGGCAACCGAGCCAAGGAGACATTCATCCTGCTGCGGGGCAATCCGCAAAGTCAGGGCGACAAAGTTGAGCCGGCGTTTCCTTCGGTTCTGCAGCCCGCGGACGCTCCGGCGATTCCGGAGATTAGACCTGCCGACAACAATCAAAGCTCGGGCCGTCGCCGCGTGCTCGCCGATTGGATTGCCAGCCCAAACAATCAGCTGACGTATCGCGTGCTGGTCAACCGCATTTGGCAGTACAACTTTGGCCGCGGCTTGGTACGTTCGTCGAGCAACTTTGGTTACATGGGCTCGCCGCCGACGCATCCTGAGTTGCTCGATTATCTAACAACCGAGCTCATCGCCGGCGGCATGAAGCTCAAACCGCTTCACAAACTGCTGCTCACCTCAAACACCTTTCGCATGGGGAGCCAGCAGAGTGCCGAGGCGAAGTTGAAGGATCCGGAGAACGATTCGTACTCCCACTTCGATATGCGGCGGCTCACGGCGGAGGAAATTCGCGACTCGGTGCTGACGGTCAGCGGCAACATCAATCTGAGCAAGTCCTCGGGCCCCAGCATTTATCCGCTGATCCCCGCCGAGGTCCTCGCCGGTCAATCGGTCCCCGGCAAGGGCTGGGAAAAATCCTCGCCCGAAGATGCTGCGGCCCGCAGCGTGTATGTCCATATCAAGCGCTCGCTCGGCTTGCCGATTCTGGTGGCGTTTGATGCGCCCGATCCGGACGCTCCCTGTCCGGTCCGATTCACCACGACCCAGCCGACGCAGGCCCTCGGCATGATCAACGGCGAGTTTATGCATTCGCAGGCCAAGGTCTTCGCCGAGCAATTGCAAAAGGCGGCGAGCGAGCCACGCGAGCAAGTTCGATTGGCTCTCAATCGGGCTTTGCAGCGCGAGCCGAATGAGAAAGAAATTACTCGCGGTTTGCAGTTTTTGAAGGACTCGCAGGAAACGGACAAGTTGCCTGCCGATGTTTCGCTGCGGCGGTTTTGTTTGCTGGTTTTGAATTTGAATGAGTTTGTGTTTGTGGATTAG
- a CDS encoding ROK family transcriptional regulator: MLPPGAQLGKHSGENRGKPNRAQASLLRQLNTREVLAALQRHGPLSRAEIARLTGISGPTITRTVVDLLAGQLVEEGTFRPPPVGQSLLGRPGKVLRLARAAVSVQGVVIGVSQCELTTAGLDGSPQAEPKTFATPRRYGELVKKIVEQLLRSRETLQTRNDNSPTEVLGIGISIPGLLRREDKRTLISPNLHQTDDQQLGVDIAQRMEELGLATEVVLLQEMQALCLGEQLYGAAQGVADFAMVDIADGLGLGVVQAGQYVEGSNGLAGELGHITVDLHGKQCGCGNFGCLETVATDAALAGSISARLCESYSLDELLPRIQSGELNVEKELGPWLDYLSVGLAAVINLYNPSRLFVHGRGLDAAPDLFDRLIERTAKRALAPSLAGCELIRARGSKRHGAVAAIIQRITGA, translated from the coding sequence ATGCTACCACCTGGCGCGCAACTGGGTAAACATTCTGGCGAGAATCGCGGCAAGCCGAATCGCGCGCAGGCCTCGCTCCTGCGTCAGCTCAACACCCGCGAAGTTCTTGCCGCGCTGCAACGTCACGGGCCACTCTCGCGCGCCGAAATCGCTCGGCTTACCGGCATCAGTGGACCGACGATTACGCGCACTGTTGTCGATCTGCTCGCTGGACAATTGGTCGAGGAAGGAACGTTTCGTCCACCACCGGTAGGACAATCACTGCTCGGCCGGCCTGGAAAAGTCCTCCGCCTCGCGCGGGCTGCCGTCAGCGTGCAAGGCGTGGTGATCGGTGTCTCTCAATGTGAATTGACCACGGCGGGCCTCGATGGTTCGCCGCAAGCGGAACCGAAAACGTTCGCCACGCCGCGGCGGTATGGCGAACTAGTCAAAAAAATTGTCGAGCAACTGTTGCGTTCGCGCGAAACCCTGCAAACTCGCAATGACAACTCACCTACCGAAGTACTGGGCATTGGCATCAGCATTCCTGGTTTGCTCCGTCGCGAAGACAAGCGAACGCTGATCTCACCCAACTTGCATCAGACTGACGATCAACAGTTGGGCGTCGACATCGCGCAGCGAATGGAAGAACTAGGACTCGCAACGGAAGTCGTCCTGCTGCAAGAAATGCAGGCCCTCTGTCTCGGTGAACAACTCTATGGCGCTGCTCAGGGTGTTGCCGATTTTGCGATGGTCGACATTGCAGACGGTTTGGGTCTGGGCGTGGTCCAAGCCGGACAATACGTCGAAGGAAGCAACGGTCTCGCCGGTGAACTCGGCCACATCACGGTCGATCTCCACGGCAAGCAATGTGGCTGCGGCAACTTTGGCTGTTTAGAAACGGTCGCGACCGATGCGGCGCTCGCGGGGAGCATCTCTGCCCGACTCTGCGAATCGTACAGCCTGGACGAACTGCTGCCGCGTATTCAAAGCGGCGAACTCAATGTCGAAAAAGAACTCGGGCCTTGGCTCGACTACTTATCCGTCGGTTTGGCCGCGGTCATCAACTTGTACAACCCAAGCCGTCTCTTTGTGCATGGCCGGGGACTCGATGCCGCACCGGATCTCTTCGACCGCCTAATCGAACGAACGGCCAAGCGGGCACTCGCGCCGTCATTGGCCGGTTGCGAGCTGATCCGCGCCCGCGGCAGCAAGCGGCATGGTGCTGTCGCTGCCATCATTCAGCGCATTACCGGTGCGTGA
- a CDS encoding DUF481 domain-containing protein, whose amino-acid sequence MQRARIIALTRFLLGMALILALWSPNSLCAQEPQQINLDGPFLLPPPPPEETGPTGNFAPANAPPPPFQFSPPQQQISPPMPPLNALPINSQGAPPPPATPQTQQPFQFQPDASQYPQPTAAMGVSQPTPLPPPAPEAIAAPAAKSKADAPLLIEEPGGNWWASKVWDPWEGNVELGLNGTDGNSETFNVRLGVTAKHKTDTFVRSVQFTTIQKSANGVTTANTALLDGRLEWPMPGSRWNYFIHGLAEYDEFKAFDARVSGDTGFGYEWIQNDATTFITRTGLSVSNEIGGPDDTVHPELLFGAEFKHKFNATHSISFKSDFYPDVTEFSDFRLNSQASWEIALAQAWGLSLKLSIIDRYDSTPQGARPNDLDYSTLLIWSF is encoded by the coding sequence ATGCAGAGGGCTCGAATTATCGCGCTCACTCGCTTCCTGTTAGGGATGGCGCTCATCCTTGCGCTCTGGTCGCCGAATTCGCTCTGCGCACAGGAGCCGCAACAGATCAATCTCGATGGGCCGTTCTTGCTCCCACCGCCGCCACCCGAAGAAACCGGACCAACTGGCAACTTCGCGCCGGCGAATGCTCCGCCCCCTCCTTTTCAATTCTCTCCGCCACAGCAGCAGATCAGTCCGCCGATGCCGCCGCTGAACGCGCTGCCGATTAACTCGCAGGGTGCGCCGCCACCGCCGGCAACTCCCCAAACGCAGCAGCCGTTTCAATTTCAGCCCGACGCTTCGCAGTACCCGCAGCCCACCGCGGCAATGGGTGTTTCGCAGCCCACACCACTGCCTCCGCCCGCGCCGGAAGCGATCGCTGCCCCTGCGGCCAAAAGCAAAGCCGATGCGCCGTTGCTCATCGAAGAGCCCGGCGGCAACTGGTGGGCGTCCAAGGTGTGGGATCCTTGGGAAGGAAACGTCGAGCTCGGCCTGAACGGCACCGATGGCAACAGCGAAACGTTCAACGTCCGCCTCGGCGTGACTGCCAAGCATAAGACCGACACGTTCGTGCGCTCGGTGCAATTCACCACGATTCAAAAATCCGCCAACGGCGTAACCACCGCGAACACGGCCCTGCTCGACGGCCGCCTCGAATGGCCAATGCCCGGCTCACGCTGGAACTACTTCATTCACGGCCTGGCCGAATACGACGAATTCAAAGCCTTCGACGCTCGCGTGTCGGGCGACACCGGTTTTGGCTACGAATGGATTCAGAACGACGCCACGACGTTCATCACTCGCACGGGTCTCTCAGTTTCGAATGAAATCGGCGGCCCCGACGACACGGTGCATCCCGAATTGTTGTTCGGCGCTGAATTCAAACACAAGTTCAACGCCACTCACTCGATCAGCTTCAAATCAGACTTCTATCCCGACGTCACCGAGTTCAGCGACTTCCGTCTCAACAGCCAGGCCTCGTGGGAAATCGCCCTCGCCCAGGCTTGGGGCCTCAGCTTGAAACTGAGCATCATCGATCGCTACGACAGCACGCCGCAGGGCGCGCGACCGAACGATCTGGATTACTCGACGCTGCTAATTTGGTCGTTCTAA
- a CDS encoding glycosyltransferase gives MAHYGVICPNASGHLNPVSGLATELRARGHRVTFCLLGDPPQSITALGFEVLPIGGDLISPAEYRAAMAKLGVLTGRAALKHTFDLAIRGTEVMLAAGPAVIERAGITHMIVDQGSFAGGTVADQLKLPFATVCNALLLHGEPSVPPFFTTWPYRDAWWARLRNRLAWAGLNRLYQPILRMIQTRRRELGLNVPEHIAETWSSRLQLCQQPASFDFHRRELPAALRYVGPLHQADAHAANPAAANFPWSRLSDKPLVYASLGTLQNQLQYVFRAILAGLADLDIQLVLALGKKDAVWNEPTPANAIVVGYAPQLELIERASLVITHAGLNTALETLTRGKPMVCIPVTNDQPGVAARVVHVGAGELLPLKKVTAARLRELTQRVFAQPRYREAAERIQAEIVAAGGARTAANLVERM, from the coding sequence ATGGCACATTATGGCGTTATCTGTCCCAATGCATCGGGGCACCTCAATCCGGTCTCTGGTCTAGCCACGGAACTACGTGCGCGTGGGCATCGCGTCACTTTCTGCTTGCTGGGCGATCCACCGCAGTCGATCACCGCACTGGGGTTCGAGGTGTTACCGATCGGTGGCGATTTGATTTCGCCGGCAGAGTATCGCGCCGCCATGGCCAAGCTCGGTGTGCTGACAGGCCGAGCGGCGCTGAAGCACACATTCGACCTGGCTATCCGCGGCACGGAAGTAATGCTGGCGGCTGGACCGGCCGTGATCGAGCGCGCGGGCATCACGCATATGATCGTCGATCAAGGTTCGTTTGCCGGCGGCACCGTGGCTGACCAATTGAAGTTGCCGTTCGCGACCGTTTGCAATGCGTTGCTGTTACACGGCGAACCTAGCGTGCCGCCGTTTTTCACGACGTGGCCGTATCGCGATGCATGGTGGGCTCGGCTGCGAAATCGGCTGGCGTGGGCCGGACTGAATCGTTTGTATCAGCCGATTCTGCGGATGATTCAAACGCGACGACGCGAACTCGGGCTGAATGTCCCCGAACACATCGCAGAAACATGGTCGAGCCGTTTGCAGCTTTGCCAGCAGCCTGCTTCGTTTGATTTTCATCGGCGAGAATTGCCGGCTGCGCTCCGTTACGTCGGTCCATTGCATCAAGCCGACGCTCACGCTGCCAATCCGGCCGCGGCGAATTTCCCCTGGAGCCGCCTGAGCGATAAGCCGCTGGTTTATGCGTCGCTGGGAACGTTGCAGAATCAACTGCAGTATGTTTTTCGAGCGATTCTTGCCGGGCTGGCGGATTTAGACATTCAACTTGTTCTCGCGCTGGGAAAGAAAGATGCCGTTTGGAATGAGCCGACGCCGGCTAACGCCATCGTCGTCGGTTACGCGCCGCAGCTCGAGTTAATTGAGCGAGCAAGTCTGGTGATTACGCACGCGGGGCTGAATACCGCGCTCGAAACGTTGACCCGCGGCAAGCCGATGGTTTGCATTCCGGTGACGAATGATCAACCGGGAGTGGCGGCCCGCGTCGTACACGTCGGTGCCGGAGAACTGCTGCCGCTGAAGAAGGTGACCGCAGCCAGACTGCGTGAACTAACGCAGCGAGTGTTTGCACAACCGAGGTATCGCGAGGCTGCTGAACGGATTCAGGCTGAGATTGTTGCTGCGGGCGGAGCGAGGACGGCGGCGAATTTGGTCGAACGGATGTAG